Genomic segment of Candidatus Omnitrophota bacterium:
TGAGCATCCAAAGCGACCGTTCCTCCCAGCATCGCTATTGCCATTTGAGTGAAAGCGGGGTTATCCCGCGAAGCCATATAAGCTATCGCCGCGCCGCCTACGGGTCTTATCAGGGTATGCAGCGAATCCCATGCCGAATCGACGTAGGGGATCTTGTCCGCGAAAAACTCAACCGCGAACAGCAGAACCGCGAAAGCTATTATAACCGGATGCGACAGAACATCCAGACCTCCGGGGAGAGTGACCAGCCCAAGCCTATCAGCTATACCCAGCGCCGCGATGGTCAGATAGAGGTTAACACCCGAAGCCCATGACCCGCCGAGCACAAGCCCTAGACTTCCAGGAAAATCCATTTATTCACTCTCCTCTGCGCGCATCTCTTCTTCCATTTTGTCCAGCTCCTCCTTGATCGCCGACATGGATCTGATGGTCTTATCAAGTTTGTCACTCAGCTCCCGGCTCATTTCCTCGGTA
This window contains:
- a CDS encoding DUF4126 family protein, producing the protein MDFPGSLGLVLGGSWASGVNLYLTIAALGIADRLGLVTLPGGLDVLSHPVIIAFAVLLFAVEFFADKIPYVDSAWDSLHTLIRPVGGAAIAYMASRDNPAFTQMAIAMLGGTVALDAHLTKATTRVAINTSPEPFTNVAASVAEDSLVLVALWLMIKHPLVATVLVVSFVVFSIWFLRIMFDFLKKALRFFFRDINEAKSDGGNDVG